The following proteins come from a genomic window of Corynebacterium hansenii:
- a CDS encoding hotdog fold domain-containing protein encodes MNEANLPATRPAAGKPTATLGMWQKASRIPVLGSRIFSAGVSLRAPYFRTSVPHLRSMEPGRAVATAPKWWGVQNHIGTFHAIAACNLAEFAMGMLCEASVPASHRWVPKAMTTNYLKISKGGLTATATADLPDFTEITPESGGRNLDVRIELVDSKGTLVQDAVITCWITAKR; translated from the coding sequence ATGAACGAAGCGAATCTCCCCGCCACCCGCCCCGCGGCGGGCAAGCCCACCGCGACGCTGGGCATGTGGCAGAAGGCGTCGCGCATCCCGGTGCTGGGCTCGCGCATCTTCTCCGCGGGCGTTTCCCTGCGGGCGCCGTACTTCCGCACCTCCGTCCCCCACCTGCGCTCCATGGAGCCCGGCCGCGCCGTGGCGACGGCCCCGAAGTGGTGGGGCGTGCAGAACCACATCGGCACCTTCCACGCCATCGCCGCCTGCAACCTGGCCGAGTTCGCCATGGGCATGCTCTGCGAGGCGTCCGTGCCGGCGTCCCACCGCTGGGTGCCCAAGGCCATGACCACGAACTACCTGAAGATCTCCAAGGGCGGCCTGACGGCCACCGCCACCGCCGACCTGCCGGACTTCACCGAGATCACTCCGGAGTCCGGGGGCCGCAACCTCGACGTCCGCATCGAGCTCGTGGACTCCAAGGGCACGCTCGTCCAGGACGCGGTGATCACCTGCTGGATCACGGCGAAGCGGTAG
- the pcrA gene encoding DNA helicase PcrA, producing MVDSLGFAAPSPDPAAPATADSRDAFGSRDDLLEGLNPQQRAAVLHEGRPLLIVAGAGSGKTAVLTRRIAHLIGARGVHPGQILAITFTNKAAAEMRERVAALVGPAAQRMWVATFHSTCVRILRMQHALVPGLNSNFSIYDADDSRRLLSMIARDMDLDVKKFTGRVLSNRISNLKNELIGPEQAASEAEVTRNPFDEVVARVYREYQVRLRAANALDFDDLIGETVRIFREHPEVAEYYRRRFRHVLVDEYQDTNHAQYALVSALVGKPGGEVPPSELCVVGDSDQSIYAFRGATIRNIEEFEEDYPEAESILLEQNYRSTQTILSAANALIARNENRREKKLWTDLGEGERIKGYVADNEHDEARFIANEIDDLVDRGEATYSDVAVFYRTNNSSRPLEDVFIRMGVPYTVVGGTRFYERREVRDVVAYLRVIANPDDDVSMRRIINTPRRGIGDKAQSHVALHAEDTGTSFGAALRATGRGEVAMVAARSRNAMKAFAELLDGIAADMSTGDLGDIGDVVEAILDRTGYRAELERSSDPQDATRLDNLNELVSVAREFSAEAALREGVEEAGDGMDDGQPEPGSLQAFLERVSLVADADQIPDDDRGVVTLMTLHTAKGLEFPVVFVTGWEDGQFPHLRAMGDPKELAEERRLAYVGLTRARKRLYVSRAQTRSSWGAPQNNPPSRFLGEIPDELVEWLREEPATSWGGGAAFGRGSGSGFGASSRSGFGRSAAAPASSAGRKKNTQLQLAAGDRVVHDKYGLGTVMAVDGVGPRATATIDFGSAGKVRLMLIGGLPMEKL from the coding sequence ATGGTTGATTCGCTCGGTTTTGCCGCCCCGTCCCCCGATCCCGCCGCCCCCGCGACCGCCGATTCCCGCGATGCGTTCGGCTCGCGCGACGACCTTCTGGAGGGGCTCAACCCCCAGCAGCGGGCCGCGGTGCTGCACGAGGGGCGGCCGCTGCTCATCGTCGCCGGCGCCGGGTCGGGCAAGACGGCGGTGCTCACGCGGCGCATCGCGCACCTCATCGGGGCGCGGGGGGTGCACCCCGGGCAGATCCTGGCCATCACCTTCACCAACAAGGCGGCGGCGGAGATGCGCGAGCGCGTCGCGGCGCTGGTGGGGCCGGCGGCGCAGCGGATGTGGGTGGCCACCTTCCACTCCACGTGCGTGCGCATCCTGCGCATGCAGCACGCACTCGTGCCGGGGCTGAACTCGAACTTCTCCATCTACGACGCCGACGATTCGCGCCGACTGCTGTCGATGATCGCCCGCGACATGGACCTGGACGTGAAGAAGTTCACCGGCCGCGTCCTGTCGAACCGGATCTCCAACCTCAAGAACGAGCTGATCGGGCCCGAGCAGGCGGCGTCGGAAGCCGAGGTCACCCGCAATCCCTTCGACGAGGTCGTGGCGCGGGTGTACCGCGAGTACCAGGTGCGGCTGCGGGCGGCGAACGCGCTGGACTTCGACGACCTGATCGGCGAGACGGTGCGCATCTTCCGCGAGCACCCGGAGGTCGCCGAGTACTACCGCCGCCGTTTCCGCCACGTGCTGGTCGACGAGTACCAGGACACCAACCACGCGCAGTACGCGCTGGTCTCGGCGCTGGTGGGCAAGCCGGGCGGTGAGGTCCCGCCGAGCGAGCTGTGCGTCGTGGGCGATTCGGACCAGTCGATCTACGCGTTCCGCGGGGCGACGATCCGCAACATCGAGGAGTTCGAGGAGGACTACCCGGAGGCCGAGTCGATCCTGCTGGAGCAGAACTACAGGTCCACGCAGACGATCCTGTCGGCGGCCAACGCCCTCATCGCGCGCAACGAGAACCGGCGCGAGAAGAAACTGTGGACAGACCTGGGCGAGGGCGAGCGGATCAAGGGCTACGTCGCCGACAACGAGCATGACGAGGCCCGGTTCATCGCCAACGAGATCGACGACCTCGTCGACCGGGGCGAGGCGACCTACTCGGACGTGGCGGTGTTCTACCGCACGAACAACTCCTCCCGCCCGCTGGAAGACGTGTTCATCCGCATGGGCGTGCCGTACACCGTCGTCGGCGGCACGCGGTTCTACGAGCGCCGCGAGGTCCGCGACGTGGTTGCGTACCTGCGGGTGATCGCGAATCCGGACGACGACGTCTCGATGCGGCGCATCATCAACACCCCGCGCCGCGGCATCGGCGACAAGGCCCAGTCCCACGTCGCGCTGCACGCGGAGGACACCGGCACGTCCTTCGGGGCGGCGCTGCGCGCGACGGGCCGCGGCGAGGTCGCCATGGTCGCGGCGCGGTCGCGCAACGCGATGAAGGCTTTCGCGGAGCTTCTCGACGGCATCGCGGCGGACATGTCCACCGGGGACCTGGGGGACATCGGCGACGTGGTCGAGGCGATCCTCGACCGCACCGGCTACCGCGCGGAACTGGAGAGGTCGTCGGACCCGCAGGACGCCACGCGCCTGGACAACCTCAACGAGCTCGTGTCGGTCGCCCGCGAGTTTTCGGCGGAGGCCGCCCTGCGGGAGGGCGTGGAGGAAGCCGGCGACGGCATGGACGACGGCCAGCCGGAGCCCGGCAGCCTGCAGGCCTTCCTCGAGCGGGTGTCGCTGGTCGCCGACGCCGACCAGATCCCGGACGACGATCGCGGGGTGGTGACGCTGATGACGCTGCACACCGCCAAGGGCCTGGAGTTCCCCGTCGTGTTCGTCACGGGCTGGGAGGATGGGCAGTTCCCGCACCTGCGGGCGATGGGCGACCCCAAGGAACTGGCGGAGGAGCGCCGCCTGGCCTACGTCGGCCTGACCCGCGCCCGCAAGCGCCTGTACGTATCGCGGGCGCAGACGAGGTCGTCGTGGGGCGCGCCGCAGAACAACCCGCCGTCGCGTTTCCTCGGGGAGATCCCCGACGAGCTGGTCGAGTGGCTGCGCGAGGAACCGGCGACGTCGTGGGGCGGGGGAGCGGCGTTCGGCCGCGGCTCCGGCTCCGGGTTCGGGGCGTCGTCGCGCTCGGGCTTCGGCCGCTCCGCCGCGGCCCCGGCGTCGTCGGCCGGCCGCAAGAAGAACACCCAGCTCCAACTTGCCGCGGGCGACAGGGTCGTCCACGACAAGTACGGGCTGGGCACGGTGATGGCGGTCGACGGGGTCGGGCCCCGGGCGACGGCCACCATCGACTTCGGTTCGGCCGGCAAGGTCCGCCTGATGCTGATCGGCGGCCTGCCGATGGAGAAGCTCTAG